TCACCCCGAGCTTCTTGAGCGCAAAGATGTTGGCCCGATAGGGAACGTGCGTGGGATTGTGACGATGCCCCTTGCCGTGGCGCGCGATGAACGCCACGTCACGGCCTCCGACACGGGCGTGAACGATGCTCGACGAGGGGGGGCCGAACGGGGTGTCGACCTCGATCTCGGAGATAACCTCCACACCTTTCATGGCGTAGATCCCTGATCCGCCGATCACACCGATTTCAATGGACTGCATGTCTTCCTCCCCGAGTCGCTTGATGAAGGTTCGACCGTTCTCTGCCTGGCCGAGAGACTCCTACCCGCCCGGCGGTCTGATGCACAGACGAGATCAGAGAATCGACTTTCCCAGCGCCGACAGGATCAGCTCAACCCCGAGCTCGGCGGTCCGGTTGTTCACGTCGAGAACCGCATTCACCTCGGTGATCTCGAGCGCCAGCATGCCCCCATGCTCGGCGATGATCTCGAGGGCCAGGTGGGCCTCGCGATAGGTGAGGCCGCCGCGTACGAGGGTGC
This Pseudomonadota bacterium DNA region includes the following protein-coding sequences:
- a CDS encoding arginase; the encoded protein is TLVRGGLTYREAHLALEIIAEHGGMLALEITEVNAVLDVNNRTAELGVELILSALGKSIL